TAAATTCCGTGATCTGCATTTCACCTTTGATCTCATTATCTAAAATCTGGCAGTTTAATGCCATACAAAATTCAAGAAATCAATTGGACAGATGAATTTCCATCCGATACAACTAAGACGATTTTCAGACATTTGAGTGTGTTGCTCTCATGTTTGAGTGTTTGCTAGTTATTTAGGCCAAGTAAGCATGAGAGGAAGAAATCAATGTATGGTCTCCTTGAAAGCAAAATGATGGAAGTGAATGTTTAAGAACCTTCTTGAAACCTCTACTgctcgttttttttaaaaatatactaaatttttttctttcttttcttaaaATACTTTCGGCCGAATATActtacatgtatatatatatatataaatactttgcaccatttaaaataaactgaccgaccaattatttaaaaatacaaaacgcaatgcaaaacataaaatcgtagaatgtcaaccaaacctaaaactagTGTATTTCAAAACTAGTGACTCAGCAAACTTTaaccatgatagcaagtaatacatatatattcacatgcaacaatgaaattacttttaataaaatagcttttcatgaacatgcataaactttaaccgttttcctttcatcatatccttttcatttcatcataaacatatacatatacattcccTTTAAggtgaattccgttcattattTGTGACTATTCTTTTATCTTtcggtcgattgatcaatctcagctgtaaccatggtaccaggcggTGAGGCAGAATTAACCACTTTTCCATTATGTGCCTTGGACTATAgtcggcggggacatcagcgacactctcaccgtcaactgagccttggccttatatATCATCATATCCTTTCGATGGATCGTTGGGTTCTCACGGGGTTTTGTCCCATAAACGGGTTCCACTGAACTTCGTCTTTCACTAATCTCCATTTCCTTACCATCACAATTAAATCACTTCTTTCCTAACATTCTTCCTCGTTTCCATCACTTTCGAAAATACATGcaataatatcattttcttttaaaccaagcatgcaacacgtcttttaacatttattatttttcaccataaaattccataaatttcaaaataatcattttaacattcattacagcatCCAGGATACTGCTAGGACGTCTAACatatttcaggtgtaaaatgatcgttttgcccctgaaattCTAACTTACCCAATGTACCCTTAGTCCTTAAAACGACGACACGATTCCATCGAAACTTtccataacaccttaaaatacacccataaatatttcttaaacataaacttaagctcctcgactaatttcGCAATTCGTTTTACAACTTAAACGTATGTactggttttaacccgaatcaactcgaaacataaccaaactttaaccataggttattaacacctaaccatgccctatgcaacccaaatcaagcTATTTAAAACCCTTGATCAAGTCCTAGAACAGCCACTGAAATTCTGcactcttttcttttctttttcgaAACCCTAGCTCTCACAAACCCTTTGCCCCTTCGTCCCTAGCCTTCAACCAACCTGTCCAGCTCCTTTGCAACCATCCTAGGACCATACTCGAGCCCTTAACAAGCTACTGGACCAGCCCTACCTAGCCATGCAAGCCTCAGCCCTCACCTGTCGATTACAAGACCCGCGTGCCCACGCCTCCACGTTCCAGCCCTAGGCCTTGCACCAGCCTTCCTTCAAgccatctaggaccatgactagacCCTATTAGGACCCATGAACACGTCCCTAGAGCAGCTAGTAGCCTGCTCCTTCCTAGCCACCAAATCGAAACCCTAGCCGCCTTACAACCCAAATATTCATTCATCCCTAGCCTTGCTTCAACCAGCCCTGAACCAGCCCTGAACCGTGGCCCCTAATGGCAACCCTTTTATGCATCATAAACATGAGTTTCAAAGcatgaaaatcaaagttttaacATGTACAAGCCATAAAAGCGAAAATATATAAGAGGAGATCATGTTTTTAATGAAATCATGTATAACAACATATTAATTATTatggtatgaacgatgagtgaaggaagattaaggccTGCCTACGAAAAAAATCCTTGACGCGAGTTCGTGTGTTGTGGAGAGAGTCCTAGTGCTTGAGGCGTGAATTATGTTTTGTTTTAGGGTTTGGAAACTCTataatttgatataaataattgtGTAGTAGTTTAGGCCCAATGAACTTAATTTAATAGGCCCATTATAGTGtaggtaaaatattttgtttatgaaagttttcgaaaatattaaccgaGCTTTCAAAAAGTCTTTGTTTTCGTCAAAAATCGATTACcaatttaaaatacgactcgaaacataaaagcacctcaaaaagcaCAATTTTCGAAagtaccatttaaaatataccatatattaaataattaaaaatattcatttaataaaaatattttccccttatagtcccggtctccgttcctcgatcgcatcttgaatacctttaaaacacagttttacgCATTCTAACATAAAATcctattttaaacatataaacatatctaccacatttaattaatgcaattaaaacaatttaatttagcattttctatttttcctagatttgcatagAGTTAGATTACGTTAtggtattttggaccttacccTTTTCTTCTGGGTAATGATCCTTAAAGTTTTAGTTCTATTATGAGTCATTCATATAAAAGTCAATTATGTCCAAATTAAAGCACTGATTGTTTAACTATAgtggatttgattttatattctTAATTTGCAAACAGTACATCTTGGTTTCATGGCTGAAGAATTTTTTCCAAACAAAGACATTATAAATACTTCTAGAAAATTTGTTTTTGACTGGTAGATCTGATGTGAAGCTATACTATATCCAACTACGATGTTACCATCAATGTTTGAGTTGACTCTTTAACATGGAAAGTCTAAGATGATGGAAGAATTTGATTTGGTGGGAGAGATTTGATTTGGGGAGTGATTTGATGGGTGATTTGAAATGACACCCAGTTTGgatggatttcaaatccatcgTAATCGTCATTGCATTTAAATAAGTTAAGGGTGGGGTGGATTTAATATACATCCAGTATAAATTCATCGAAGCAATcaaatggatttgaaatccataTCTTCAAATCACACCATCCAAACAGAACCTAAATGTTTTGTATAAATGAGCCCTATGGATGGGCACTAGCCTAATATGCTTCAGTCTGTAGAGTATAGACAGAGAATGTTGACCGTACTTTTGGAATTTCTAGTAATTTTCTGCTGTGCTGAACCTTTGTTTTGTATCTGAACAAGGTTCTTTTTTCAAACAGGTATATCATACTTATCCAGAGCGCAAGAATCTGCTGCCATTGTTCGAATGGGGAATTTAAGATCAATTGACAATGGAGCGAAATCTTCTCCAGTTCTTTCTGTTGCTGATTCTGTTTCTCAGAAAGGATCAAATCTCGAGTAAAGAACTGGAGAAATGTTTGCAAAGATTCTAATAGAACTGATGGTGAGTGAACTATAAGCGTACCTTGTCATATATTATCATTTCTTTGACTTTTCTCATCTAACTGCTTAGCAATTGCAGATGCTTTGATCAATTCCTTGAGAAAAGTTATAGCTGGAAGTGAGAAGTATGGCTCCAGACCATGTTTGAGCATAGATGTCTGCAGTGAACGTCAAGTGCTACTTGTATTAGAGGTGACCCTTTGTGCCATTTAGCACCAGTAATGTTCAAGTTGCTGTCTTATTAGTTTTCTCGGATTGAGCTGCAGATGTTGAAGGGGTTTGCTGATGTAGTGCCGTTACGAGCTCCAGTGAAAGGGGGGGACATGCAAGTTCTTCGAGTCATTTTGACTTGTTCAGAGGAAGACAAGAACCTTCTTGAGGTGTAAAATGAACATCTATCCTTGGTTCTTAAATGTATTATTATATATTGGATCTGTAACCTTATAGTCAAACTACAGGAGGAACTTCGGAACATGGAAGAGGAGCAAAATAGGGGTATCCGTGGCTTTCGAGAAGTGATAGACCTGATTTCTACTTCTCAGAAACCTGTTGTTGCGCACAACTCACTTAATGGTCTATCTCTTGTGAAATTTTGGATATATTTTGGGGCCATGATTGccaaataaattttgataattttttatgttGCTTTTTGCAGACTTTGCATCCATATATTCAAAGTTTCTAGCCCCACTTCCTTTGACAATGAATGAATTCTGCGGTTCCTTGCTTCTGGTCTTCCCTCTCATCCTTGATACCAACCATCTTTTGACAAAATGTAAACCTTTTGAGAAGTCGGGCAACTTATCCGGATCAATTTCTTATTTGAAAAAAAGGTTTTCCGCACCGATAGATATGGAAATTCCCGATCAAGGCAAGTACTTTATCTTTCCCGGTATTGCAAGGTTAATGATACATATGCCGTGTCTGTCTGATACACGTACATCTGTCTCCAACATATATGCTGGTAAAAAGAGGTTCATGGTAATCTTTTTGGCGGTCCCTTTTCTGGttcttattaattattaaagcattggCTTTAAAAAAGTGCTTATCATTTCAATTGGCAACTCATGGAGATGCTTGGTTTTTCCAGAGTCTGGCAATGTCAATGTTCAGGGGCAttatgttctgaaattatgccAGTTGTTTGTGGCGTTGCATTCAATCTTGAAAATAATTCCCGAAGTTCATGAATCTGATAACAGTCCTTTGTCTCCTTCCGTTCAACGTCATGCCAATAATTTTGGTCCTGTTTCGGATGATTACGGAGATTCTAGTGCCGAAGATATCAGAATCTGGACTAGCAGTAGTAGAAGAGTTAGCACAGACAATTTAGTATTTTTGTTGGGATTCGAAGCTGGTGCTACTGCTGGGAAGGTTAAAAGAATTCTGCATGATTCACATGATGTTTTTTCTAAAGAATTTGATGTTCGCATGGTGGATAGGACATGTGCTGTAGTCGTTTTCTGGACTCCTGGTTTTGCAGAACAGTTTCTGAAAATCATGGGTTCTGGAGAACTTTTATTAGGTAAACTGAGAGAGATGATTTCAGAAGGTCTTCGAGCTGTAGACTATGACACGTACAGAAGAGCTTGCAAGTCTGTTcagtgggaaactgatttagcGGAGTGCTTAGACGAAGCCTCAGGAGACAAAGAAACACCCCTTTCTGCAGCCAAGTCACGGCAGGAGCAGCAATCGGTAATATATTGGAACAGTGATGAAATGATTAACCTGGACGAGCTTTAAAAGTCAccgatttttttttgttattccTTGGAATGGGGTTGAAAATCTAGGCAGCAGGAGCGTATATATGCGCACCAATACCTCAAATGATGAGATCGTGCAAAACTTGGGCGTGCCTGTCACAAATTCAAATTTGGAAAGCagctttatttatatatattgctGAATGATTGGTTTTACAAAATACCTGGTGTTCAGCTCAGAATCTGTAATTTATGAAGGGCTTTCAGGTTCTGTGATTACAATGAGCATCTCTGCATTAGATTTTACCGCTGTGCTTTGGATGTACTTGTCCCGAAGTCTGCACTTGTAATATTGTTCTTTTTTAAGAAATAATATATTCCGTGTAAATTGAACTGACATGACCGCTGTCTTGTTTGAAACAGCCTGTCAAAAGGTTCGGAGCTATTATTTCGATACTTGTTTATTAGACAGTTTGAATACCAATGTGTTGTTCAAACTAACACGTTTGTTAGTTTGAACATCAACTTGGTGTTCAAATATATATTAACGCTCATCCACATTACCATATAGACTAAGTATTCAATTGTTTGAACACAATTGGACGCCCAACAAGGTGGGGTGGGAGGCTCACCTTCTcagttccttttttttttcttttttttttaaaaaaaaaattaaataaattatttgaattaaatttattaaaatccaAGTTGCAATTTTACGAGTATTCTTTAAACggctattttaaaaaataattactttaatttttaatatattttaataaaactgAAACaattttaagtaattaaaaattttcaattaattttattttaaataataattttttgaattgtataaataaaattgaaatgtatttatttaatataaaatatggataaatGGACAATAATTCTCATAAATAATGAATGctaatgataaaataaatttgataaaataaaaagtGTTAATATAATGTATATGTGGTGCGGTAATAGCTAACCCACGCAACACAATGTGGTTTTGCATTTGAGTAAAAACTATTTTAGCATACAAATTATTGATAAATTGatatatgaaaattataaatgtaaggtccaaaatctgataacgtaatccaactgtatgcaaatctagaaaaaatgactaattaaattattttaattgcaataATTAAATGTGGTATggatgtttacatgtttaagaTAAGATTTTCTATTAGAatacataaaactgtgttttaaaggttattcgagacgctaTCGAGGAACTGAAATCAGGGACaataaagggaaaatatttttattaaataattatttttaattatttaatatatagtatattttaaatgataatttcgaaaatgataacttttgaggtgtttttacgagccaagtcgtattttaaactggTAGtcgatttttgacaaaaatGAGGACTTTTTGGAACTCGgataatattttcgaaaactatCCGAAACGAATATTCTACCTACAGTCTGATGGACCTATTATACCTAAGTTACTGGGCCTAAACTAATACACAATTATTTCTATCAAATATAGAGCTTCCAAACCCTAAGATTACAACTTAAAACTCATTCACAcacctaggaagagtcctagtgtttTCCTCTCAAGCTCACGCCAAGACACACCACATGTTTTGAAAGGTTGCACGTGAACTTTGAAGATAAAAAACGCAGCAAGTGCCAGTCCCTCTCCACCAACGTTCCTCGTATATCAAATTGTTTTCGTGCGTGAAATACGCAAAGACACACCTTAATCTTTTTTTACTCATCGTTTATTCCatattatgtgtatttaatcatgtttgcatgaaaaatatgaaaccctcataatattttcgtttttgaggCATATACATGTTAAAACTTGAGtttttatgcttttaaatcCATGTTTATGTTTCACAaagaggttgcatgatagggtTATGAAAGGGGACGTTTTTCAGCATGATTAAGGGTCCATAGAGGCTTGGCTAAGGGCTGGACAAGAAAGTAACAAGGTTGAACGAAAATTGGAATCATATTAGAACTAGGGTTTCGATTTGGGCTTCCTAGAAGGGTGCGGCCACCAGCTGCTGTACGGACATGTTCAGGGGTCCAAAGGGCGTCGAGTCATGGCCTTAGGTGGCTTGAGGGGTGGCTGGTGCTAGGAGCATGGTTGTAGGCGTGCGCTAGGGTGGTCGCGCATCATGTAGAGGCTACGAGTTTGAGTTTTGGTTGTGTAGGGCCCGTAGGGCTTGGTTTGGCAGTTATTCTGGGGTTCGTTCTGGGTCCTGAGATGGCCGATTAGGGTCTGGACATGAGGGTTAAGGGCTAGGCTTGAAGGAACTCATGGTTGGTCCAACCCAGGGTTCGAACAAGGGCAAGGAAAAATTCAGTAGGTTTTCTAGGCTATTCTGAGGGACTTAaatggcttgatttgggtttcacagggtatggttaggtgttaataaactatgattcaagtttggttaagtttcgagtcgattcgggttaaaatcagGACGtagattcaagttttaaaacgaattgaaaCATTAGCCGAGGAGCGTAAGTTTATGcctaagaaatgtttatgggtgtattttaaggcgTTAAGTTAAGTTTTGATGGATTCGGGTCatcgttttaaggtctaaggataaGTTGGGAAAGTTacggtttcaggggcaaaactgtcattttacacctgaaaaatactagacgtcctggcagtgtgccctgaatgctataataaatgttaaaatgattattttgaaagtttatggaattttatgacgAAAAACgataatgctaaaagacgtgttgcttgtgaatatatatataagtattatttgttatcatggttaaggtttgctgaatcaatagactcactagatgtgaatgATGCAAGTGAGAATAATTTTGATGaggatggaggacttgatggttgaactagctggactgataGTACACATAACCCGGGACCTTTGCTAGTTTTTTGCACtattatgatttaagattactttaaagattttatgacttttaatgcttttgagaggttttgagaggatttaagTGTTTTTGctattttgaaaaatgttagttttaggtttggtttGACGGTTTACGATTTTACGTTATGTACtgcgttcttttggattttcaaataataggttgattgatattttaaatgatgcaagcatatatatacatatatatatatatatatatatatatatatatatatatatatatacatatctaTATGCAACTTTGGCCGAAAGCAAGtttgaaaaaaattctagtatattttaaagaaaaaggagtATTAGACGTTTCAATAATGAGTTGCTAATACATTTTATCTAAATAAAAACAGTCAATTTTATCTTTAATCTAAATTATTTTTAGTTCAATTATTGTTCTTAAATTCAAGTAgatacatatttttattttctattttatactaattttttaaaaattattatatttaattaaaaattcaattataaaaaataattatgacacactttatattaaaatattaaaattaattaattcaaatatatctaaattaattatatattcatcaatatttattaaaaaattataaatatatattaaaataaaattatttttctatctatattataataatataattatatgttaaaaaattacaacccaataaataatatttatttgttcttggaatcagattgagataataaaagatctatttaaattttcggaatttaatgtaatataagtgTTTTtattagaacataaggtaaaaagatgaaccaagaaatggtaaacacaaggttcgagtttaaccaagaaaaataaattcatgttgtagcccttcagcctgcttagccgagaaatGGCGTTTAACGCGTTTATGggtatttttatgaatttatgattctttgggatctcggtaaaatcctctgttatttaatttctttggtatatcttttataaatccttttatgtttgtaaaatttccaaataagaaccttatattcattattattttgagatttaaattcttccttttcttagctcagtatgagttgaagatgatatataggctggaaaccaataacccccatgtgtgcgaaagccactaaggaaaagtttggtaAAACAATGCCACGTATCAGTTTCACTTTGATTCtaagttgtgctaagttcagtcaagtttgttttctttggtttgttTGTTCCCTTCGcaaagctggatcagcttctcccaaatttctttggatgtcttgcacattttgattttgctgaaggttactttatCCAGCGTCTTGTATAGTATGTCCTTTGCCACATTATCCAAattggcttttcttttatcctctGTCGTCCATTCTTCTCTGGGTTTTTCTATacgatgaggtgccccatcagtaatggcaacagctgtgttggctttcaaaatcttcatgggtccgtcagttataacgtaccacatatcatcatcttgtgcagctaagtgagcatgcattcttattttccagtcatcaaaatcctctctggaaaacattggaATCTTGTTAAAAGAAGACACTACTGAACAGTTTGAGTAAGATATTCTGAGACGAAatacaactgctctgataccacttgaaaggatcggttagaaggatgaaaagtgtttagaaggaggggttgaataaacacttcacgAATTTTATATTCTCTTCGAAGATTTGGTACAAACTGACTCTATGTATCACgtcggtcaatgacaatcagttaaactgaagaaaacagCTGCGGAATatgaactgactgaaagatagaatatctAACTGAAATATAATAACTGAAGTAAAGAACacaattgtttctggatgttcggagacttgaataactcctacgtcaccccttctatcacgaagataggatatccactaaaagactttgatcaaatacaagacttgtactgacccacttcagtttggacttaacactgccaaaactgaaactcttagttacaaacgcTTTTACAGTCCTTGACTGAACTTGGCACAACTTAAAAGAATTAGCAGATATTACAAAGTGATATTAAGCTCAAATGTATAGCCTGAATGCTACTGATATAACAAGTAAGCGAGAGCTTTCGATATTTGAATGCAAGTAAAGAATTTTGcagcgtaacagcaagcttcaaAGAGATTGGAATTTCATTGTAGGTTCATTTATCTTTTCAGCTGCTCTCTTCaactatttataagcttccatttcaacggtaacattaactgCTGTTTGAATATTATATCCGTTGATATGCCACGTCGTTATTCTTCTGACAACCGTACTCTGTGacctctgaaatgcggcgtcccACTAATAGTTGCAGATTGTAGTGGTACTATCTGTCGGTTGTTAGTGACGTGTTCAGCTGAATTAATAAGCTGCTGGGCAATAAACTGGTGAGGAGAATAACTGAGTTGCGTTTCAATTGTGTAGATCAGTTAATTATATTCAGTTGGTTCGCATAATCAGTTGGCAATTTGTCAGACGCCGTAATTTtgattccaacaatttccccctttaaggtgtttgacaaaactaagcacAAAATAACTGAACAACTGAACTCATCGTAGATAACATAAAAGTTTTGATATACAATTGAGTAACTGACAATGACTCAAAGACTGCTCTTTTTTTGTTGATCTAGCAGCTCTTTaatctcttccccctttttgtcaaataaaCCCATCTGAAGAGATAATTTCCGAACATCGATTGATAAGAGATTGACAGAAGAGGATATGTTAGAGACGGCAGAGAGCATTGTGGTTTGCAACGAGTCTATTTTGCTTGTTACAAgcgtctccagattttcaacgCGTTTGCTAataacgtcttgagtgatggagagactctGAGCCAAACCTTTGTTCTTTTGAATCGCGTTCACTGACTGAGAAAGAGAGGTTAaagcttcttgaattgctttcagtttctCTGAGTTGAATGCTTCAGAATGTTCTAGCTTCAGAGAATGTTCTAGTTGAGTACGCTGAATTTTGTACAAATCATTAATCACTATCTGTATATTATGCTGAATGTCCTGAATCTCTTCAAGAGCAAACTCAAGATCCTTGGCAGAGTGAGGATTTGGCTGATCCGACGATCCAGTTTCCTGAGAGAGTCGATCAAAAACCACCATGGTTCTTTCAGATATCATTGTTACAGCAATAGTCGatgctggaacatctgtttcagtcaCTTCCGCTTGGACCAGAGGAGGTGAAGACTGAAGTTGATTAGCATT
This window of the Primulina tabacum isolate GXHZ01 chromosome 4, ASM2559414v2, whole genome shotgun sequence genome carries:
- the LOC142543212 gene encoding LOW QUALITY PROTEIN: poly(A)-specific ribonuclease PARN-like (The sequence of the model RefSeq protein was modified relative to this genomic sequence to represent the inferred CDS: inserted 1 base in 1 codon), which produces MQYKSSLSNAFQTADRRRLLSRQWPIKQVTKANFAEALAEIKTLIFNSDYVAVSLQRTGSYSSPWQKILPIDTEEIAYLKAKRSAERYQILQFAVCPFSVKDSKLVAHPFNFHLFPRDELKIGMPSYGFSCQSSHLTSMAREGFDFNTCFYNGISYLSRAQESAAIVRMGNLRSIDNGAKSSPVLSVADSXFSERIKSRVKNWRNVCKDSNRTDDALINSLRKVIAGSEKYGSRPCLSIDVCSERQVLLVLEMLKGFADVVPLRAPVKGGDMQVLRVILTCSEEDKNLLEEELRNMEEEQNRGIRGFREVIDLISTSQKPVVAHNSLNDFASIYSKFLAPLPLTMNEFCGSLLLVFPLILDTNHLLTKCKPFEKSGNLSGSISYLKKRFSAPIDMEIPDQESGNVNVQGHYVLKLCQLFVALHSILKIIPEVHESDNSPLSPSVQRHANNFGPVSDDYGDSSAEDIRIWTSSSRRVSTDNLVFLLGFEAGATAGKVKRILHDSHDVFSKEFDVRMVDRTCAVVVFWTPGFAEQFLKIMGSGELLLGKLREMISEGLRAVDYDTYRRACKSVQWETDLAECLDEASGDKETPLSAAKSRQEQQSVIYWNSDEMINLDEL